GAAATGGGCTTGGGCAAGACCATCCAGGCGATCGCCGCCGCCGAGATTCTGGCCCGGCATTTCGGCGTGTCGAAAGTGCTGGTGATCTGTCCGACCTCGCTCAAGTACCAGTGGCAAAGCGAGATCGAGCGCTTTGCCGGGCGCCATGGTGAAAACGGCGCGCGCGTCATCACCGGCGGGCGGGCGCAGCGGCAGAAGGACTATGCACTGGACGAGTTCTGCAAGATCACCAACTATGAAAAGCTCCAGCCCGACCTCGATCTGATCGCCGCCTGGGCGCCGGAGCTGGTGATCGTCGACGAGGCGCAGCGGGTCAAGAACTGGAACACGATCGCCGCCCGTGCCCTGAAGCGCATCGACAGCCCCTATGCCGTGGTGCTCACCGGCACGCCGCTGGAGAACAAGCTGGAGGAGCTCATCTCCATCGTCCAGTTCGTCGACCAGCACCGCCTGGGGCCGACCTGGAAGCTGCTGCACGAACATCAGGTGAAGGACGAGGGCGGGCGCGTCACCGGCTACACCGGGCTGGACAGGATCGGCCAGACGCTGGCGCCGATCATGATCCGCCGCCGCAAATCCGAAGTCCTGATGCAGTTGCCGGAGCGCACCGACCAGAACCTGCTGGTGCCGATGACCGAAGCGCAGATGACCTATCATCAGGAAAACGCGGAGATCGTGAACAAGATCGTCCAGCGCTGGCGCAAGACAAAGTTCCTCTCGGACAAGGACCAGCGGCGCCTCACCTGCGCCTTGCAGAACATGCGCATGGCGTGCAACAGCACCTATCTGCTCGACCAGGAGAGCGACCACGGCGTCAAGGCGGACGAACTTGCGGCGCTGTTCGACGGCCTGTTCGAGCAACCCGAGGCCAAGGCGGTGGTATTCAGCCAGTGGACGCGCACCCACGACATCGTGATCCGTCGGCTCGAAGCACGCGGGCTGGGCTACGTCAGCTTCCACGGCGGAGTGCCCTCGGAGAAGCGGCCGGCACTGGTGGAGCGTTTTCGCGACGATCCCGAGTGCCGGGTGTTCCTGTCCACCGACGCCGGCGCCACCGGCCTCAACCTGCAACACGCCTCGATCCTGGTGAACATGGATCTGCCGTGGAATCCGGCGCTGCTCGAGCAGCGCATTGCCCGGATTCACCGGATGGGCCAGAAACGGCCGGTGCAGATCGTCAATTTCGTCGCCAAGGGCACGATCGAGGAGGGCATGCTCTCGGTGCTGGCCTTCAAACGATCGCTGTCGGCGGGCATCCTCGACGGCGGCTCAGGTGAGATCGCGCTGGGCGGCTCGCGCCTCAACCGCTTCATGAAGGAGGTCGAGAACGTCACCGGCCATGTGGGCGAGGGCGAGGCCATGACACCGGCCGAAGAAGTGGCGGGCGCGACTGCTCCGACAGAGCCCGGGGGGGTGATCAAGGATGAAGTGGAGACCGGCGTCGGCGCTGACGGGACGGCGCAGCAGGCGCCGCCGCAAGTGGACGCTGATCCCTGGCGGGCTTTGGCGCAGTTGGGTACACAATTGGTTTCGGCGTTGGTGGCGGCGAATGACTCGGCCGCTCCGGCGCATCCGTGGATCGAGCGGGATCCGGCAACCGGTGCGCGCAACCTCAAGGTGCCCCTCCCGCCGCCCGAAACGGCAGCACGGCTTGCCGATGCGTTTTCGGTGCTGGCGGACGCGTTGCGGGGCAAGGGGTGAGCGGGGGTAGAGGGCCTTCGAACGGTGTATCCCCAGCTTTTTCAACTGACTACCGGACCCGACAGCGATTGTACGCATAGAGAGGTTACGGGTTTTGCCGGCCGATGGATGTCGGGCAGCAAGCGGCTCATGGGGCCATCAGTGAAACAGGCCAATTTCCCGCGCCCGCGCGATCCCTGACTCTGACCATGATCCGTAGATTGCACCAAGGCCTGGGTATTCCGGCCGAGGTTCCGATTGACGAGACCGCCGCGCGCTGAGGTGCCAGTTTGGGCGGGAGTGTGCATCAGCCAGGGAGGATCGCGATCGTGAAATACTGGTACGGCGTCCTGCGCGCATCCTTGCGCGTGTGGCTCGATGCGCAGGTCTTCATGCATGCTGCGGCGCTTGCCTTTTTTACCGTGTTCTCGGTGGCGCCGGTGATGATCGTCGCCGTCACCGTGGTCGGACTGGTGCTGGGCGAAAGCGCGGCGGAAGGGCGGATCGCCGAGCAGCTGCAGGCCGCGATCGGTCCCGGTGCTGCCGCCGCGGTCCAGACCGCGGTCGAAAATAGCCGCATCGAGCACAGCGGGTTGCTGCCGAGCCTGGCTGGCATCGGGGCGATGCTGTTCGGTGCCACCACGGTATTCTCGCAGATGCAGAATTCGCTCAATGCGATCTGGGGAGTTGCGCCCCGGCCAACCCGCAGCAGTTTTTTCATCTACCTGAAAACCCGCCTGCTGTCGCTTGCGGTGGTGCTGGCGATCGGTTTCGTGCTGCTGGTCTCGCTCACCTTGAGCGTGCTGGTCCGGGCCGTGGTGGCGTTCGCGCAGGACTGGCTGCCGGTGCCCGCGCCTCTGGTGCTGGGCTTGGACTGGGGGATCTCGCTGGCGGTGGTGACCTTGCTGTTCGCGACGATTTTTCGCGTTCTGCCCGATGTCGTCCTCGGATGGCGCGACGTGCTGCTCGGTGCCTTCGTCACGGCACTGCTGTTTGCGATCGGCCGGGCCCTGATCGCGCTCTATCTGTCGACCACCGCCACCGCATCCACTTACGGTGCAGCCGGCTCGCTGGTGCTGCTGCTGCTGTGGGTGAATTACTCTTCCTTGATCCTGTTGTTCGGCGCCGCGTTCACGCGGGCGCACATGCAGGTGCGCGGCTGCAGATTGCGCCCGCGCCCGGCCGCGGTGTGCGTCCACCGCCAGCTCGTTGAAGACTGAGGGGCG
The window above is part of the Thauera aromatica K172 genome. Proteins encoded here:
- a CDS encoding DEAD/DEAH box helicase produces the protein MNSKSTKPRATRTAALKDPKLSRTHAPTEISPIEWQRQLRRQFGREQGFGLENLGAEPFFSEFRVSNPQSKSSYRVVIRGKRPGDNYCACPDYATNELGTCKHIEFVLGRLEKKRGAKAAFERGYRPPFSELYLRNDGGRAIHFRAGTDCPPAVSTAAEGLFDMARDGMLPPERFAALERFVPAVAKSGHELRAYDDALDFIAGRRDAERREKALDEIFRSGSDDPLLKKLLKVPLYPYQAEGALFAVRAGRALIGDEMGLGKTIQAIAAAEILARHFGVSKVLVICPTSLKYQWQSEIERFAGRHGENGARVITGGRAQRQKDYALDEFCKITNYEKLQPDLDLIAAWAPELVIVDEAQRVKNWNTIAARALKRIDSPYAVVLTGTPLENKLEELISIVQFVDQHRLGPTWKLLHEHQVKDEGGRVTGYTGLDRIGQTLAPIMIRRRKSEVLMQLPERTDQNLLVPMTEAQMTYHQENAEIVNKIVQRWRKTKFLSDKDQRRLTCALQNMRMACNSTYLLDQESDHGVKADELAALFDGLFEQPEAKAVVFSQWTRTHDIVIRRLEARGLGYVSFHGGVPSEKRPALVERFRDDPECRVFLSTDAGATGLNLQHASILVNMDLPWNPALLEQRIARIHRMGQKRPVQIVNFVAKGTIEEGMLSVLAFKRSLSAGILDGGSGEIALGGSRLNRFMKEVENVTGHVGEGEAMTPAEEVAGATAPTEPGGVIKDEVETGVGADGTAQQAPPQVDADPWRALAQLGTQLVSALVAANDSAAPAHPWIERDPATGARNLKVPLPPPETAARLADAFSVLADALRGKG
- a CDS encoding YihY/virulence factor BrkB family protein; amino-acid sequence: MVKYWYGVLRASLRVWLDAQVFMHAAALAFFTVFSVAPVMIVAVTVVGLVLGESAAEGRIAEQLQAAIGPGAAAAVQTAVENSRIEHSGLLPSLAGIGAMLFGATTVFSQMQNSLNAIWGVAPRPTRSSFFIYLKTRLLSLAVVLAIGFVLLVSLTLSVLVRAVVAFAQDWLPVPAPLVLGLDWGISLAVVTLLFATIFRVLPDVVLGWRDVLLGAFVTALLFAIGRALIALYLSTTATASTYGAAGSLVLLLLWVNYSSLILLFGAAFTRAHMQVRGCRLRPRPAAVCVHRQLVED